One region of gamma proteobacterium HIMB55 genomic DNA includes:
- a CDS encoding formyltetrahydrofolate synthetase (PFAM: Formate--tetrahydrofolate ligase) has translation MASDIEIAQAATPRPIAQIADQLNIPEEALEPYGRIKGKVSLDWLLEQPVRDSSRMILVTAISPTPAGEGKTTTTVGLGDALKKIGKDAVICLREPSLGPVFGMKGGAAGGGHAQVIPMEDINLHFNGDLHAIGVANNLLAALLDNHIHHGNALDIDVRRVTWKRVLDMNDRALRQITVALGGPGNGYPREDGFDIVVASEIMAIFCLATDLDDLKARLGRIVVGYTRERKPVTAADLKAEGALTAVLKDALAPNLVQTLEGTPAFVHGGPFANIAHGCNSVIATTAGLRLADYVVTEAGFGADLGAEKFIDIKCRSAGIRPSAAVLVATIRALKFHGGVARENLSEENLEALEKGLANLDRHITNIRDNYGIPAVVSINQFIADTQAEIDLIIEHCRVRGIQVALSSHWANGGAGATELAEMVVSLCDEDETPANTPHQSFVYPDSASLFEKVEAVATKIYGASEVTANAKVRTRLKELAEEGYSHLPICIAKTQYSFSTDPALKGAPSGHSMDIREVRLSVGAGFVVVICGDVMTMPGLPKVPASQSIDVVDGQIVGLF, from the coding sequence ATGGCATCTGATATCGAAATCGCTCAGGCAGCGACACCTCGCCCGATCGCGCAAATCGCCGACCAACTCAACATACCTGAAGAGGCTCTGGAGCCCTACGGTCGCATCAAAGGTAAGGTCAGTCTCGACTGGTTACTTGAACAGCCCGTTCGCGATTCTTCACGCATGATTCTCGTGACGGCGATTAGTCCAACACCTGCCGGTGAGGGCAAAACGACAACCACTGTTGGCCTCGGTGATGCACTAAAGAAGATTGGTAAGGACGCCGTTATTTGTCTACGTGAACCGTCTCTGGGTCCCGTTTTCGGGATGAAGGGTGGCGCAGCGGGTGGTGGTCATGCGCAGGTGATTCCAATGGAAGACATCAATCTGCACTTTAATGGCGACCTGCATGCGATTGGTGTTGCAAACAACCTGCTTGCCGCACTGCTCGATAATCACATCCATCATGGCAATGCGCTCGATATCGATGTGCGCCGCGTTACGTGGAAGCGCGTGCTCGATATGAATGATCGCGCTCTGCGCCAAATCACAGTCGCGCTGGGTGGTCCCGGCAACGGCTATCCGCGTGAAGACGGCTTCGACATCGTTGTTGCCTCAGAAATCATGGCGATCTTCTGCCTGGCGACTGACCTCGATGATTTGAAAGCGCGACTGGGTCGTATCGTTGTGGGTTACACGCGTGAGCGTAAGCCCGTGACCGCAGCAGATTTGAAGGCTGAGGGTGCGCTTACCGCGGTTTTGAAAGACGCACTGGCACCCAACTTGGTGCAGACCTTAGAAGGCACGCCGGCCTTCGTTCACGGTGGTCCTTTCGCCAACATCGCGCACGGCTGTAACAGCGTTATTGCCACAACAGCGGGTCTTCGATTGGCCGACTACGTTGTCACCGAAGCAGGCTTTGGTGCGGACTTGGGTGCTGAGAAATTTATCGATATTAAATGCCGCTCGGCGGGTATTCGCCCCTCTGCCGCGGTTCTGGTAGCGACGATTCGAGCGCTGAAATTCCACGGCGGTGTTGCGCGCGAGAACCTCTCTGAGGAGAACCTCGAAGCGCTCGAGAAAGGGCTGGCTAATCTCGATCGTCACATCACCAATATCCGTGACAACTACGGTATTCCCGCGGTTGTATCGATCAACCAATTCATCGCTGACACTCAGGCAGAGATCGATCTCATCATTGAGCACTGCCGCGTCCGTGGTATTCAGGTCGCGCTGTCTAGCCATTGGGCAAACGGTGGTGCAGGCGCGACCGAACTTGCCGAAATGGTGGTGTCGCTTTGCGACGAAGACGAGACACCTGCCAATACGCCGCATCAGTCTTTTGTCTATCCGGATTCAGCTTCGCTGTTTGAAAAGGTTGAAGCTGTCGCGACCAAGATATACGGCGCCTCTGAGGTGACCGCTAACGCCAAGGTGAGAACGCGGCTTAAGGAACTGGCGGAAGAAGGCTATAGCCATCTGCCTATTTGTATTGCGAAAACGCAGTACTCATTCTCAACTGATCCTGCGCTCAAAGGCGCGCCATCGGGTCACTCGATGGATATCCGTGAAGTTCGGCTCTCGGTAGGTGCTGGTTTTGTGGTCGTTATCTGCGGTGACGTCATGACCATGCCCGGTCTTCCGAAAGTGCCTGCCAGCCAGAGCATCGACGTGGTTGACGGACAAATCGTTGGTTTGTTCTGA
- a CDS encoding FAD-linked oxidoreductase (PFAM: D-arabinono-1,4-lactone oxidase; FAD binding domain~TIGRFAM: FAD-linked oxidoreductase) produces the protein MTDTTTSNWQNWSKSLPPSKAQLHTPENLEALSSLVKSHSSGIRPVGSGHSWMPLVPSKTAIVKLDHFGGVGEIDGETQQAWLGAGGRLHDLSPELADKGYAFRNLGDIDVQTLAGATSTGTHGTGETLQALAAEIQGLRLVTGTGEHIEISADQNTDWLDGGRVALGALGILTEIKMQLVERFKLHRQVWPESHKHTLENAERYWRENRNFEFFYIPFSDTNLLITHNVTEEPDTARNDDNSTSAVMQLKSLRDALKWCSPLRRWLLKRAISKEPTENVIGESWDMLASERNVLFNEMEYHLPVDKGLEALEEVRHYIEKKRPDVFFPFEARKTAGDTAWLSPFNGGSRISIAVHCYHKDAFDFLFTDVEPIFQKYGGRPHWGKLNSMTAAQAQEWYPDFDKFATLRQELDPDGRFLNGYLSDLFKQDLS, from the coding sequence ATGACCGATACGACAACGTCAAACTGGCAAAACTGGTCCAAATCGCTGCCTCCCTCAAAGGCGCAGTTGCACACGCCAGAGAATTTAGAAGCACTGAGCTCTTTAGTGAAATCTCACTCAAGCGGTATTCGTCCAGTAGGCTCGGGGCACAGCTGGATGCCACTGGTTCCGAGCAAGACAGCCATCGTCAAACTCGATCACTTTGGTGGCGTTGGTGAAATTGACGGAGAAACTCAACAGGCTTGGCTGGGCGCTGGTGGTCGCCTTCACGACCTATCGCCTGAGCTTGCCGATAAAGGCTACGCGTTTCGAAATCTCGGCGACATCGACGTACAAACCCTGGCCGGCGCCACCAGCACAGGCACCCACGGTACGGGCGAGACACTTCAAGCACTTGCAGCCGAAATTCAGGGACTGCGTTTGGTGACGGGAACCGGCGAACACATCGAGATTAGCGCTGACCAAAATACAGATTGGCTAGACGGTGGCCGAGTCGCCCTGGGTGCGCTGGGCATTCTCACCGAGATCAAAATGCAGCTTGTTGAGCGGTTTAAATTACACCGCCAAGTATGGCCCGAGTCGCACAAGCACACGCTGGAAAACGCCGAGCGCTACTGGCGAGAAAACCGAAACTTTGAGTTCTTTTACATACCCTTCTCCGATACCAATTTACTGATCACGCATAACGTGACAGAAGAGCCCGATACAGCGCGCAACGACGACAACAGCACATCGGCAGTGATGCAACTGAAGTCACTGAGGGATGCACTCAAATGGTGTTCACCGTTACGGCGCTGGTTACTGAAACGCGCCATCTCAAAAGAGCCGACCGAAAATGTCATCGGTGAAAGCTGGGATATGCTCGCCAGCGAGCGCAATGTGCTTTTCAACGAGATGGAATACCACTTACCCGTCGACAAGGGTTTGGAAGCGCTCGAGGAAGTACGCCATTACATTGAGAAAAAGCGACCCGATGTTTTCTTTCCATTCGAGGCGAGAAAGACCGCCGGCGATACTGCCTGGCTATCTCCATTTAACGGCGGCAGCCGCATCTCCATTGCGGTGCATTGCTATCACAAAGACGCCTTTGACTTTCTCTTCACTGACGTCGAACCTATCTTTCAAAAATATGGTGGGCGGCCACATTGGGGCAAGCTCAACAGCATGACGGCAGCGCAAGCACAAGAGTGGTACCCGGACTTCGATAAGTTTGCGACGCTCAGACAGGAACTGGACCCTGATGGTCGATTCCTGAATGGCTATCTATCGGATCTTTTCAAACAGGACCTCTCTTAG
- a CDS encoding putative amino acid aldolase or racemase (PFAM: Alanine racemase, N-terminal domain) yields the protein MSNNPLAASYFQQLQTALVQAELAEPVLIIDRDRLDANIDRLKTHLPQGMAYRIVAKSLPSAPLIEYVASRAGTDRLMSFNTNMVEQLVALMPEADQLLGKPIPIVAVQRIFKRADAAGASALQQKVQWLIDTPERIEQYEAFAASSGLSLRINLEIDVGLHRGGMEPGDALATALQRISNSNHLELSGLMGYEPHLTKLPNLAGWPKRAKKGAADRFREALAQVSSILGEGHSDAMIRNMAGSPTFGLYTDTGLANEIAAGSALVKPSDFDLPILKDFLPASFIATPAIKVSNGVRLPGLEYANRALGKPKSGKTVFLHGGYWKADPVYPGGLKYSNLFGRSSNQEMLVAPKNSSLKVDDFVFLRPTQSEAVFLQFPKIAVFSGGEIVDQWQPLPVTA from the coding sequence ATGAGCAACAACCCACTCGCTGCGAGCTATTTTCAGCAATTACAGACAGCGTTAGTCCAAGCTGAACTGGCGGAGCCCGTCCTGATCATTGATCGAGATCGGCTCGATGCCAATATCGACAGGCTGAAGACTCATCTGCCTCAGGGTATGGCTTATCGCATCGTCGCTAAATCTCTGCCCTCTGCGCCATTAATAGAGTACGTCGCAAGTCGTGCTGGGACTGACCGGCTAATGAGCTTTAACACCAACATGGTCGAGCAGCTGGTAGCGCTGATGCCCGAGGCCGATCAGTTACTGGGAAAGCCCATACCGATTGTTGCGGTGCAACGTATTTTTAAGCGAGCGGACGCTGCCGGTGCGAGCGCGCTGCAGCAGAAAGTTCAATGGCTAATCGACACACCCGAGCGAATTGAACAATACGAAGCGTTTGCTGCGAGCTCTGGTTTAAGCCTGCGCATTAACCTTGAAATCGACGTCGGCCTTCACCGTGGAGGTATGGAGCCCGGTGATGCGCTGGCGACAGCGCTGCAACGCATTAGCAACAGCAACCACCTCGAGCTCTCAGGGCTCATGGGTTACGAGCCTCACCTAACTAAGCTGCCTAATTTGGCAGGTTGGCCGAAGCGCGCGAAAAAAGGCGCTGCCGATCGCTTCCGCGAGGCACTCGCACAAGTCTCTTCGATACTCGGCGAGGGTCATAGCGATGCAATGATCAGGAATATGGCAGGGAGCCCTACTTTTGGCTTGTACACCGATACCGGTCTTGCCAACGAAATTGCCGCAGGCTCGGCACTGGTGAAGCCCAGTGATTTCGACCTCCCCATTCTGAAAGACTTTTTACCCGCAAGCTTTATCGCGACACCGGCGATCAAAGTGAGCAATGGCGTTCGCCTTCCCGGCCTTGAATACGCAAATCGGGCATTGGGAAAGCCAAAATCGGGTAAGACTGTATTTCTTCACGGCGGGTACTGGAAGGCCGATCCTGTCTACCCGGGCGGTCTGAAGTACAGCAATCTGTTCGGTCGTTCGAGTAACCAAGAGATGTTGGTAGCGCCCAAGAATTCGTCGCTCAAAGTCGATGATTTCGTTTTTTTGCGGCCCACGCAGAGTGAAGCCGTTTTCCTTCAGTTCCCGAAGATCGCAGTCTTCTCAGGTGGCGAGATCGTTGATCAGTGGCAACCACTACCCGTGACGGCCTGA
- a CDS encoding putative p-aminobenzoyl-glutamate transporter (PFAM: AbgT putative transporter family~TIGRFAM: p-Aminobenzoyl-glutamate transporter family), which translates to MNTSTNDAQPGMGGFLGWVERSGNKLPDPVFLFFWLIVGLVAISVLASLSGVSALHPTKIDPATGTQQVITATSLLSADNIARLWVDMPKTFTHFHPLGYVLVVMLGAGVAERVGLFGTAMRAGVKDVPNVLLTPTVVLVGMLGNLAADAAYVVLIPLAGIIFHAAGRHPISGIAAAFAGVSGGFSANLLPGQLDALLFGITEASVLTVFEGFTANIAGNWFFIAGMTFVFLPVIWYVTDRIIEPRLGAFDPSLAAATGADDDSNRELTDAERKGLKNAGWAVLFVIALWTYFTIGPDTPLINESASAEAQMAPFYKSLVAAFFVMFLLAGWAYGKAAGTINDHRDLVKMMTGAMEDLAYYLVLAFAAAHFVAMFSWSNLGLILAVHGADFLSSTNMPAWALLTSIILVSSLLNLFVGSASAKWALIAPVMVPMLMLLGISPEMATAAYRVGDGATNIITPLMVYFPLILIFCQRWQSNFGLGSLAATMLPYSIGLLLSGLAMTIAWVVLDLPLGPGASVFYSM; encoded by the coding sequence ATGAATACGTCAACAAACGATGCCCAGCCGGGCATGGGTGGATTTTTAGGTTGGGTCGAACGAAGCGGTAACAAGTTACCCGATCCGGTCTTTCTCTTCTTCTGGCTGATCGTTGGCTTGGTCGCTATTTCGGTCCTTGCCAGTTTGTCAGGTGTCTCTGCGCTGCATCCCACGAAGATCGACCCTGCGACCGGTACGCAGCAAGTGATCACTGCCACCAGCTTATTATCAGCTGACAATATCGCTAGGTTGTGGGTGGATATGCCCAAGACCTTTACCCATTTCCATCCACTGGGCTACGTACTGGTTGTTATGTTGGGTGCAGGTGTCGCTGAACGTGTTGGGCTCTTTGGTACCGCAATGAGAGCGGGTGTGAAAGACGTTCCCAATGTACTGCTGACACCGACGGTTGTGCTCGTGGGTATGTTGGGGAACCTTGCTGCTGATGCCGCGTATGTCGTACTGATCCCACTCGCTGGCATTATTTTCCATGCGGCAGGACGGCACCCGATTTCCGGCATTGCCGCAGCCTTCGCCGGCGTCTCCGGTGGATTCTCCGCAAACTTATTACCCGGCCAGTTAGATGCACTTTTGTTCGGCATCACCGAAGCCAGTGTTTTGACCGTATTCGAGGGCTTCACCGCAAACATTGCCGGTAACTGGTTCTTTATCGCGGGAATGACTTTCGTATTTCTTCCGGTTATTTGGTACGTCACCGACCGGATCATTGAGCCTCGTTTGGGTGCGTTTGACCCCTCGCTGGCGGCGGCAACGGGTGCAGACGACGACAGCAATCGTGAACTTACCGACGCCGAGCGCAAAGGCCTGAAAAACGCAGGATGGGCTGTGCTCTTTGTTATCGCACTCTGGACTTACTTCACGATCGGGCCAGACACACCGCTCATCAATGAGAGCGCATCGGCTGAGGCTCAAATGGCGCCGTTTTACAAAAGCTTGGTGGCAGCTTTTTTTGTGATGTTCCTGCTGGCTGGATGGGCCTACGGGAAAGCCGCAGGTACGATCAACGATCACCGTGATCTTGTGAAAATGATGACCGGTGCGATGGAAGATCTCGCCTATTACCTCGTGCTCGCCTTTGCGGCCGCGCATTTTGTGGCGATGTTTTCGTGGTCTAACTTGGGCCTCATTCTGGCCGTCCACGGCGCTGATTTTTTGAGCTCAACCAACATGCCGGCGTGGGCGCTGCTCACCTCAATTATTCTTGTCTCATCGTTGTTGAATTTGTTCGTTGGTTCAGCGAGTGCAAAGTGGGCGCTCATCGCGCCAGTGATGGTTCCGATGCTGATGCTTCTCGGAATCTCACCAGAAATGGCAACCGCCGCCTACCGTGTTGGCGATGGGGCAACAAACATCATCACACCACTCATGGTGTACTTCCCGCTGATTCTGATTTTCTGCCAACGTTGGCAGAGTAACTTTGGTCTTGGCAGCTTGGCGGCGACGATGCTGCCTTATTCTATTGGCCTGCTGTTATCGGGTCTGGCAATGACCATCGCTTGGGTGGTGCTCGACTTGCCCCTTGGGCCGGGTGCCAGTGTGTTTTATTCGATGTGA
- a CDS encoding amidase, Asp-tRNAAsn/Glu-tRNAGln amidotransferase A subunit (PFAM: Amidase) codes for MLNQTATELARDIGKGKLSSVEVTDFFIDRIEKHNPTINAVIAERFDEAREEAQRADEMVTRGEPLGALHGLPMTIKDAYEVTGLTCEVGHLPFKGWVSDSDAVVVKRLREAGAIILGKTNTPLHCADLQTYNAIHGTTYNPHNAERTPGGSSGGAAAALASGMTPLEFGSDIGGSIRTPSHFCGLFGHKPTFDIIPQRGHVPPTHGAMTTSALGVMGPLARSVDDLELAFDVTVGFDSKPGEGAELALPPSRAESVKHLRVGLWLGDDYCPVDAEMLAGIERAGQALASQGATVNEAKPDFSLAEHHETYLMHLSPIIGASFGPDEIALMERVARDLGPDDKSHNAIQARGTLLPHREWLLWNEIRAHMVAKWAAFFDDYDVLICPVTPTTAMPHDQDTPFGARKILVNDEARPYSDNIVWAGVATLCSLPSTAVPVGRHSDGLPFGLQVIGPEYGDRTTLAVARMLEEAGYVSTLADGYE; via the coding sequence AGAGCGCTTTGACGAGGCGCGCGAAGAAGCCCAGCGTGCTGATGAGATGGTTACCCGCGGTGAGCCTCTGGGCGCATTGCACGGTTTGCCAATGACCATTAAAGACGCATACGAGGTCACGGGGCTGACCTGTGAGGTGGGGCATCTGCCGTTTAAGGGCTGGGTGTCAGATTCGGATGCGGTGGTGGTAAAGCGCTTAAGAGAGGCGGGGGCCATCATTCTCGGTAAAACCAACACGCCGCTTCATTGCGCTGACCTCCAAACTTACAACGCGATACATGGCACTACCTACAATCCGCACAACGCTGAGCGAACACCCGGGGGTTCATCGGGTGGCGCGGCAGCGGCCTTGGCGTCAGGAATGACGCCACTAGAATTTGGTAGCGATATCGGTGGGTCTATCCGTACACCTTCCCATTTCTGCGGCCTTTTCGGTCACAAACCTACGTTCGACATTATTCCGCAACGGGGTCACGTACCGCCCACCCACGGTGCAATGACAACCTCTGCCCTAGGTGTGATGGGGCCCCTCGCCCGATCGGTGGATGATCTCGAGCTAGCGTTTGATGTGACAGTTGGTTTTGACTCTAAGCCCGGCGAAGGCGCTGAGCTTGCGTTACCCCCTTCTCGAGCGGAATCGGTCAAACACTTGCGTGTGGGGCTCTGGCTGGGTGATGACTACTGTCCCGTAGACGCTGAAATGCTTGCGGGGATTGAGCGGGCAGGGCAGGCCTTGGCGTCGCAAGGTGCAACGGTCAACGAGGCAAAGCCTGACTTTTCGCTCGCCGAGCACCACGAAACCTATCTCATGCATTTATCACCCATCATTGGCGCCAGTTTTGGGCCCGATGAAATTGCGCTTATGGAGCGTGTTGCGCGCGACTTGGGGCCTGACGATAAGTCTCATAACGCGATTCAGGCGAGGGGTACCTTATTGCCTCATCGTGAGTGGCTACTTTGGAATGAGATTCGGGCTCACATGGTGGCGAAGTGGGCGGCGTTTTTTGACGACTACGACGTGCTGATTTGCCCCGTAACACCGACCACAGCGATGCCGCACGATCAGGACACACCGTTTGGTGCGCGCAAAATCCTCGTCAACGACGAGGCCCGACCCTACTCGGACAACATTGTGTGGGCGGGCGTCGCCACTCTGTGCAGTTTGCCCTCAACCGCTGTGCCTGTTGGTCGGCATAGCGACGGTCTGCCTTTTGGTTTGCAGGTCATAGGACCCGAGTACGGCGATCGAACGACGCTTGCTGTTGCGAGGATGCTGGAAGAAGCCGGCTACGTCAGCACACTCGCAGACGGTTATGAATGA